Proteins encoded in a region of the Sugiyamaella lignohabitans strain CBS 10342 chromosome B, complete sequence genome:
- the CLN3 gene encoding cyclin CLN3: MSLSTSPTDEYKDDILRHMSCMQRTTWCDPNMIDLQPELEWHMRPYLLDFLVESHFGLELSAQTLFLAVNIIDRYSSKRIIYKRHYQLVGCTALWIASKYQDKKDRVPTLQELKMLCCGAYESHMFVQMESHILSTLEWTIGHPTCDLYIDINIDDIINQGYKYSSQDVEIIRNLALFACELAMFHKSLLVYSSATIATAAVALAHWIWSYSRCYNTPPYICSGIPYHGPAPNTAGVGDSSTDSCLQLLTSCLAYPSNCLERKYSRSRYCRVYQYAFDFCQRSKNADAVATPATTVSGSASIANGLATPCASTVATPTTTSSVADDLPPSPLSVNTASSVTSYGTGTSYTFSQPQHQHHQLQQHQQHSRPQPQSQQIQMSVQVQIQTSNASHVSHVSHVSNVSSHASSSQPSHASTMSHHQHCHPTTGTNLPYAYATGLAGKDRSGVQQATVYYDEHPSGYMTPPFTPEEGYSHTQYLA; encoded by the coding sequence ATGTCTCTGTCTACTTCCCCCACTGACGAGTACAAAGATGACATTCTTCGTCATATGTCGTGTATGCAAAGAACCACCTGGTGCGATCCTAACATGATTGACCTCCAGCCTGAACTGGAATGGCATATGAGACCGTATCTGTTAGATTTCCTTGTGGAATCCCACTTTGGCCTGGAGCTGAGTGCGCAGACCCTGTTTCTGGCCGTCAACATCATCGACCGCTACAGTTCTAAACGTATCATCTACAAACGTCACTATCAATTGGTTGGCTGTACTGCTTTGTGGATCGCCTCAAAGTACCAAGACAAAAAAGACCGAGTGCCTACTCTGCAAGAGTTGAAGATGCTTTGTTGTGGAGCCTATGAATCTCACATGTTTGTACAAATGGAGTCTCATATCCTCAGTACTTTGGAATGGACTATTGGCCATCCTACCTGCGACTTGTATATTGATATCAACATTGACGATATCATCAATCAAGGTTACAAGTACTCGAGTCAGGATGTCGAGATTATTCGCAATTTGGCCTTGTTTGCATGTGAACTGGCAATGTTTCACAAGTCGCTGTTGGTGTATTCATCGGCTActattgctactgctgctgttgcatTAGCTCATTGGATCTGGTCTTATAGCCGGTGCTATAACACCCCTCCTTATATTTGTTCGGGTATTCCATATCATGGACCAGCCCCAAAtactgctggtgttggCGACTCTTCAACTGACTCGTGCCTTCAACTCTTGACTAGTTGTCTTGCATATCCTTCCAACTGTCTGGAGAGAAAGTATTCTAGAAGTCGTTACTGTCGTGTTTATCAGTATGCTTTTGACTTTTGTCAACGATCTAAgaatgctgatgctgttgctacTCCTGCCACCACTGTCAGTGGTTCGGCCAGTATTGCTAATGGCTTGGCTACTCCTTGTGCATCTACAGTTGCTACTCCTACCACGACCAGTTCGGTTGCTGACGACCTTCCTCCATCTCCATTGTCGGTCAACACTGCCAGCTCAGTCACTAGCTACGGTACTGGCACTAGCTACACCTTTTCACAGCCccagcatcaacatcatcaacttcaacaacatcaacagcattcTAGACCTCAGCCACAATCacaacaaattcaaatgtCAGTGCAAGTGCAAATTCAAACATCCAATGCATCACACGTTTCACACGTCTCTCACGTCTCTAACGTCTCATCGCATGCCTCATCTTCACAACCGTCGCATGCCTCGACCATGTCGCACCATCAGCATTGTCATCCTACCACAGGCACTAACTTGCCTTATGCCTATGCTACTGGTTTAGCAGGCAAGGACCGCTCCGGTGTACAACAGGCTACTGTC